One Eublepharis macularius isolate TG4126 chromosome 6, MPM_Emac_v1.0, whole genome shotgun sequence DNA segment encodes these proteins:
- the LOC129332649 gene encoding uncharacterized protein LOC129332649 produces MPPKKGVGTSKGKQPAKRPPAKRGPPPALSSSDDEGVDGAQQEILARIAALESSRGVSAASVGGAKRPRSTRASSRVAFQTEVLKRLSALEGTANQGGDDASGAIEPGETDLPGESGTDDQAGSQVALPVAVAVDNALGDGAVAHRGRCSILICGHSFVFWAAHQAKRTAFGSQLGLSQWATVEWQGRRGLRWPGLLPLLFEGRCAPPPHILVIHLGGNDLGLVKGKALSLQAQADLRLIGKRWPGVLIIWSDILPRRVWREVLDAKAIEGARYKANKALHKALEKGLGVYLPHPGIRAALPDLYRGDGVHLSFKGNNIFLDDLRRGLLEALRHIWGVEA; encoded by the exons atgccacCTAAGAAAGGAGTGGGCACttctaaagggaagcagcctgcaaaGCGGCCTCCCGCTAAGCGGGGCCCCCCCCCTGCATTGTCCTCATCGGATGATGAGGGTGTTGATGGGGCTCAGCAGGAGATTTTGGCCCGCATAGCGGCATTGGAGAGCAGTCGGGGAGTTTCCGCTGCTTCTGTTGGGGGTGCAAAGAGGCCTAGGTCCACTAGGGCATCTTCTCGCGTGGCTTTTCAGACAGAGGTTCTTAAACGTTTGTCTGCTCTTGAAGGTACTGCCAACCAAGGTGGGGATGATGCCAGCGGAGCTATAGAGCCGGGGGAGACAGACCTTCCTGGAGAGTCGGGTACTGACGATCAAGCTGGATCACAGGTGGCCCTGCCAGTGGCGGTAGCGGTTGATAACGCCTTGGGAGATG gtgctgtggcgCATCGAGGAAGGTGCTCTATCCTTATCTGCGGGCACAGCTTCGTCTTTTGGGCCGCCCACCAGGCTAAGAGGACGGcgttcgggtcccagcttggcctgagccagtgggctacggtggagtggcagggccgtcgaggCCTGCGTTGGCCTGGTCTGCTTCCACTATTATTTGAAGGGAGGTGTGCCCCTCCACCTCATATTctcgtcattcacctgggggggaATGACTTGGGtttggtgaagggcaaggccctgtcactgcaggcccAGGCAGACTTGCGGTTGATAGGCAAGCGCTGGCCTGGTGTCTTAATCATTTGGTCCGATATTCTACCCAGGAGGGTTTGGCGGGAGGTCTTGGATGCTAAAGCTATAGAGGGAGCACGttataaggccaataaggccttacacaaggctttggagaaggggttgggggtttatttgccccaccccGGTATAAGGGCTGCTCTGCCGgacctctaccgaggtgacggagttcatctttcttttaaaggcaacaacatatttttagacgACTTGCGGCGGGGATTGCTGGAGGCGTTACGCCATATTTGGGGCgtcgaggcctaa